The following proteins are encoded in a genomic region of Acetobacter oryzoeni:
- the qhpR gene encoding AraC-like transcriptional regulator QhpR, translated as MICDLTARYIFLTFHHKEGRRLHTCFRQRIAMSPLPAFSASGVMAAAASGAEGFITSHGGDIDRIAGRAGLAPGKLALPTDMLSLNAYCRLFTEAAKETQHGNLGLWFGQQFQPQTLGLIGFVALLSPTVKDAIHNLATHFMYHQSCTHTRLVRQGNLLRLEYAITDPTITERRQDAELTLGMFCNVLRYALGPAWHPEEVHFAHTQPEQAHEHRNAFQANVHFGRPTNALIFRDIGLERAMPDAQPHTLEIVKASLISLARNGHSTPHPYVSFKEQVLLALEEILPEGGHLTLLAARMNMPAWTLQRRLADHGISYSDLVETTRYKHACGLLEKPEYDISQISRLLGYSETSAFSRAFRKWSGVSPRTWRQQYMPAPSSI; from the coding sequence ATGATTTGCGACTTGACTGCTCGCTACATATTTTTAACATTTCACCACAAAGAAGGCCGCAGATTACACACCTGCTTCAGACAAAGGATTGCAATGTCTCCCCTGCCCGCCTTTTCTGCCTCTGGCGTTATGGCCGCCGCCGCTTCTGGCGCAGAAGGCTTTATTACAAGCCATGGGGGCGATATTGACCGCATTGCGGGCCGCGCGGGGTTGGCTCCGGGCAAGTTGGCCCTGCCCACAGATATGCTGAGCCTGAACGCATATTGCCGCCTGTTTACGGAAGCAGCAAAAGAAACCCAGCACGGCAATCTGGGCCTATGGTTTGGGCAGCAGTTTCAACCTCAAACATTGGGGCTGATCGGGTTTGTGGCGCTTCTTTCCCCCACGGTAAAAGATGCCATTCATAATCTTGCAACACACTTTATGTATCATCAAAGCTGCACGCACACGCGCCTTGTACGGCAGGGTAACCTATTGCGGCTTGAATACGCCATTACAGATCCAACCATTACAGAACGCCGGCAAGATGCAGAACTCACACTCGGCATGTTCTGCAATGTGCTGCGCTATGCTTTAGGGCCTGCGTGGCACCCAGAAGAAGTGCATTTTGCACATACGCAACCCGAACAGGCACACGAACACCGAAATGCCTTTCAGGCAAATGTTCATTTTGGCCGCCCCACCAATGCACTTATTTTCCGCGATATTGGTTTGGAACGCGCAATGCCGGATGCACAACCGCATACGCTGGAAATTGTAAAAGCATCTCTTATCTCACTCGCCCGCAACGGGCACAGCACACCTCATCCGTACGTATCTTTTAAAGAGCAGGTTTTGTTAGCACTTGAAGAAATTTTACCAGAAGGTGGGCACCTTACCTTATTAGCTGCACGCATGAACATGCCGGCCTGGACTTTGCAAAGACGCCTTGCAGATCATGGAATATCTTATTCTGATCTCGTGGAAACCACACGCTATAAACACGCCTGTGGTTTACTGGAAAAGCCAGAATATGACATCAGCCAGATTTCCAGATTATTAGGATATTCAGAAACCAGTGCATTTAGTAGAGCTTTTCGCAAATGGAGTGGTGTTTCTCCACGCACATGGCGCCAGCAATACATGCCAGCGCCATCCAGCATCTAA
- a CDS encoding sulfate ABC transporter substrate-binding protein, whose translation MKNKAFSLSRRRLLVGAAALGGGTFLGMHAGQAQAASFNLLNVSYDPTRELYADVDKAFANVWHQAHPEDSVTVKTAHGGSGAQARSVLEGVPADVVTLGLAYDIDLLAQKGLIASDWQTRLPHNSTPYTSTIVFLVRKGNPKNIKDWPDLVRDGVQVITPNPKTSGGARWNYLAAWGWALHQNKGSEDAAKDYLKNLFKHVPVLDTGARGATNSFVQRHLGDVLLAWEDEALMAARDIGPDQFDIVVPSQTILAEPPVSLVDKNVKAHGTEAVAKAYLEFLFSPEGQKIGAKHYFRPVDPAVLAEYGQVFPKVETFDVASLGGWTKLQKDHFSNGGIFDSLYR comes from the coding sequence ATGAAAAACAAAGCCTTTTCTCTTTCTCGTCGTCGCCTGCTTGTTGGGGCTGCTGCTTTAGGGGGCGGAACCTTCTTGGGTATGCATGCTGGGCAGGCACAGGCAGCCTCTTTCAACCTTTTGAATGTTTCTTATGACCCCACGCGTGAGTTGTATGCTGATGTGGACAAAGCTTTTGCAAATGTCTGGCATCAGGCACATCCAGAAGACAGTGTCACTGTCAAAACAGCGCATGGAGGATCTGGTGCACAGGCACGTTCTGTTCTGGAAGGTGTACCCGCAGACGTGGTCACATTAGGTTTGGCCTATGATATTGATTTGCTCGCACAGAAAGGTTTGATTGCATCGGATTGGCAAACACGTCTGCCGCACAATTCTACACCATACACGAGCACAATTGTTTTTCTTGTGCGCAAGGGAAATCCGAAAAACATCAAGGATTGGCCGGATCTTGTGCGTGATGGTGTGCAGGTTATTACACCTAACCCCAAAACCTCTGGGGGTGCCCGTTGGAATTACCTGGCGGCATGGGGATGGGCATTGCACCAGAATAAAGGTTCGGAAGATGCAGCCAAAGATTATCTGAAAAACTTGTTTAAGCATGTTCCAGTTTTGGATACCGGGGCACGCGGTGCAACAAACAGTTTTGTACAACGCCACCTAGGTGATGTTTTGTTGGCATGGGAAGATGAAGCATTAATGGCTGCACGTGATATCGGGCCAGACCAGTTTGATATTGTTGTACCTTCACAAACCATTTTGGCAGAACCACCTGTTTCTTTGGTGGACAAAAATGTGAAGGCACATGGCACAGAAGCTGTTGCCAAAGCGTATCTTGAGTTTTTGTTTAGCCCAGAAGGCCAAAAAATTGGCGCCAAACATTATTTTCGCCCCGTAGATCCAGCAGTATTGGCGGAATATGGGCAGGTGTTTCCTAAGGTAGAAACCTTTGATGTTGCAAGCCTTGGTGGATGGACAAAGCTGCAAAAAGACCATTTCTCAAATGGTGGAATTTTTGACAGCCTTTATAGATAA
- the eat gene encoding ethanolamine permease, whose amino-acid sequence MGEGSTHLNKSLSTFHLWGIAVGLVISGEYFGWSYGWGTAGTLGFLVATVFVAVMYTAFIFSFTELTCAIPHAGGPFAYSFRALGRWGGLLAGLATLVEFIFAPPAIALAIGAYLNVQFPHLSPKVAALGAYLVFMTLNIVGVHIAATFELFVTIAAIIELLVFMGVVAPAFSWHNFLQNGWGVAPHFGWEAMGGIFAAVPFAIWFFLAIEGVAMAAEEAKDPRRSIPIAYIAGVLTLVSLAFGVMLFAGGVGDWHTLANLNDPLPQAMKAVVGSNSGWLHMLVWLGLFGLVASLHGIIMGYGRQIFALARAGFLPTVLGKLHPRFKTPYTATLAGGSIGIAAIFSDDIISINGQSLTATLVTMSVFGALTMYLLSMVSLFRLRLKEPALSRPYRAPLYPILPAIALLGAIISLVAVIYYNLTIFFIYVGFIAVITCLFMAFSRKPQSDF is encoded by the coding sequence ATGGGCGAGGGTTCAACGCATCTCAATAAATCTCTCAGCACGTTCCATTTATGGGGTATTGCTGTTGGTCTGGTTATTTCCGGCGAGTATTTTGGCTGGAGTTATGGCTGGGGCACGGCTGGAACTTTAGGGTTTTTGGTCGCCACAGTTTTTGTGGCCGTTATGTACACAGCGTTTATCTTTAGTTTTACGGAACTTACCTGCGCCATTCCGCACGCTGGTGGGCCATTTGCCTATAGTTTTCGGGCATTAGGGCGCTGGGGTGGTTTGTTGGCTGGGCTTGCCACATTGGTGGAATTTATTTTTGCACCACCGGCTATTGCGTTGGCTATTGGTGCATATCTGAATGTGCAGTTTCCACATCTTTCTCCAAAAGTTGCGGCATTGGGGGCATATTTGGTGTTCATGACACTGAATATTGTGGGGGTACATATTGCTGCGACATTTGAACTGTTTGTGACAATTGCAGCTATTATCGAACTTCTTGTGTTTATGGGGGTCGTGGCCCCTGCGTTTTCATGGCACAACTTTCTTCAGAACGGCTGGGGTGTTGCACCGCATTTTGGCTGGGAAGCTATGGGCGGTATTTTTGCAGCCGTTCCATTTGCAATCTGGTTCTTTCTAGCTATCGAAGGCGTTGCCATGGCGGCAGAGGAGGCAAAAGATCCGCGCCGCTCTATCCCTATCGCATATATTGCGGGTGTGCTTACTCTCGTTTCATTGGCATTTGGTGTCATGCTTTTTGCTGGCGGCGTGGGGGATTGGCATACTCTTGCCAATCTGAATGACCCTTTGCCTCAGGCCATGAAGGCCGTAGTGGGCAGCAACAGCGGCTGGTTGCACATGCTGGTGTGGCTGGGGCTGTTTGGTCTGGTTGCGTCTTTGCATGGTATCATCATGGGGTATGGGCGGCAGATCTTTGCATTGGCACGCGCTGGGTTCCTGCCTACTGTATTGGGTAAACTGCATCCACGTTTCAAAACGCCTTATACGGCCACGTTGGCTGGTGGCAGCATCGGAATTGCAGCGATTTTTTCGGATGACATTATCTCTATCAATGGGCAGTCTTTAACGGCCACATTGGTAACTATGTCTGTGTTTGGTGCTTTGACCATGTATCTGCTGAGCATGGTCAGCCTGTTTCGCTTGCGTCTGAAAGAGCCCGCTTTGTCTCGCCCGTATCGGGCACCGTTGTATCCGATTTTGCCTGCAATTGCGTTGCTGGGGGCCATTATCTCACTTGTGGCAGTTATCTATTATAATCTGACAATATTTTTCATCTATGTTGGGTTTATTGCGGTTATTACATGCCTTTTCATGGCCTTTTCGCGCAAACCACAGTCAGATTTTTAA
- a CDS encoding ethanolamine ammonia-lyase subunit EutB, protein MVYRCTLGGETYSFDDLKTLLAVASSERSGDQLAGVAAQSDVQRIAARYALADLPLQTFLDVALVPYEEDEVTRLIMDTHDKAAFAPLAHMTVGQFRDWLLSHEADTATLAAVAPGITPEMAAAVSKLMRNQDLMSVASKIRVITGFRNTIGLEGCLSSRLQPNHPTDDLKGIAASTLDGLLYGMGDAVIGINPATDSVANGMALLDMLDHARQRYDIPTQTCVLTHVTNTLEIMNKGGAVDLVFQSIAGTQKANEGFGINLSILAEAQDAAVGLKRGTVGQNVMYFETGQGAALSANAHHGMDQQTAEARAYAVARSYNPLLVNTVVGFIGPEYLYDGKQIIRAGLEDHFCAKLLGVPMGCDACYTNHAEADQDDMDNLMVLLGTAGITFLIGVPGADDVMLNYQSLSFHDILTLRNLLGLKPAPEFAAWLEKMELYDSKYNRMKEIAPGQTRLGQLVGAA, encoded by the coding sequence ATGGTGTATCGTTGCACTCTGGGGGGTGAAACATACAGCTTCGATGATCTGAAAACGTTGCTGGCAGTAGCATCGTCCGAGCGATCTGGGGACCAGTTGGCTGGTGTTGCGGCACAGTCGGATGTGCAGCGCATTGCAGCGCGCTATGCCTTGGCTGATCTGCCGTTGCAGACCTTTTTGGATGTCGCTCTCGTTCCGTATGAGGAAGATGAAGTGACGCGCCTTATTATGGATACGCATGATAAGGCAGCCTTTGCGCCGCTAGCACATATGACAGTCGGGCAGTTTCGGGATTGGCTGCTCTCGCATGAAGCTGATACCGCAACACTGGCGGCTGTTGCTCCGGGCATTACGCCAGAAATGGCTGCGGCGGTTAGCAAGCTGATGCGTAATCAGGACTTAATGAGTGTTGCGAGCAAAATTCGTGTCATCACGGGTTTTAGAAATACCATTGGTTTGGAAGGGTGTTTGTCTTCCCGCTTGCAACCTAATCATCCTACGGATGATCTTAAAGGCATTGCTGCATCCACACTGGATGGTCTGCTGTATGGTATGGGGGATGCCGTTATTGGCATTAACCCGGCTACAGATAGTGTTGCAAATGGCATGGCCTTATTGGACATGTTGGATCATGCGCGCCAGCGTTATGATATTCCTACCCAGACCTGTGTGCTTACGCATGTGACCAATACATTGGAAATCATGAATAAGGGCGGGGCGGTAGATCTGGTTTTTCAATCTATTGCGGGTACACAAAAGGCAAATGAAGGGTTTGGTATCAATCTTTCTATTCTGGCAGAAGCGCAAGATGCTGCGGTAGGGCTTAAGCGTGGCACGGTTGGCCAGAATGTCATGTATTTTGAAACAGGTCAGGGTGCGGCACTTTCAGCTAACGCGCATCATGGTATGGATCAGCAAACAGCAGAAGCACGCGCCTATGCAGTGGCCCGTTCGTATAATCCCTTACTGGTAAACACAGTTGTTGGATTTATCGGCCCTGAATATTTGTATGATGGAAAGCAGATTATCCGTGCCGGTTTGGAAGATCATTTCTGTGCCAAGCTGTTAGGTGTGCCAATGGGGTGTGATGCCTGTTACACCAACCATGCTGAAGCCGATCAGGATGATATGGATAATTTGATGGTGCTTCTTGGCACAGCGGGCATTACCTTTCTGATAGGTGTGCCAGGTGCTGATGATGTGATGCTGAATTATCAAAGTCTTTCGTTCCATGACATTCTGACACTGCGCAATTTGTTGGGTTTAAAACCTGCTCCAGAATTTGCTGCATGGTTGGAAAAAATGGAGCTGTACGATAGCAAGTACAACCGCATGAAAGAAATTGCACCGGGGCAAACCCGACTAGGGCAGTTGGTAGGTGCAGCATGA
- a CDS encoding sulfate ABC transporter permease: protein MTTARFSISRLILCGCSYAIVLLMLLLPLVLIFTEALRQGMHAAVSTLLEPDALAAIWLTAFVTVIVTITNTLGGIAAAWCLTKYSFAGKRFLIMLIELPISVSPVIAGLIWLLLFGQEGWWGNWLTTHNMQIAFAVPGIVLATLFVTFPYVTRTLMPYMEQQGRDAEEAAFLLGANFWQTLWQVTLPDARWALLSGILLTTARAIGEFGAVSVVSGHIPGVTETMPLHIETLYNGYQTVAAFSMAALLALCAMSTVLLRTLFEHSFRKQPS from the coding sequence ATGACAACCGCACGTTTTTCCATAAGCCGCTTGATTCTGTGCGGATGCAGTTACGCTATTGTGCTGCTTATGCTTCTGCTGCCACTCGTGCTTATTTTTACAGAAGCGCTGAGGCAAGGAATGCATGCTGCTGTATCTACCTTGCTGGAACCCGATGCTCTGGCCGCCATTTGGTTGACTGCATTTGTGACCGTCATTGTCACCATAACAAACACGCTAGGTGGTATTGCCGCCGCATGGTGCCTGACAAAATATTCTTTTGCAGGCAAACGTTTTCTCATTATGCTCATAGAACTGCCTATCAGCGTATCTCCCGTCATTGCCGGCCTGATATGGCTTTTGCTGTTTGGGCAGGAAGGCTGGTGGGGCAACTGGTTAACCACCCATAATATGCAAATTGCCTTTGCTGTGCCCGGCATCGTGCTGGCCACTCTGTTTGTTACCTTCCCTTACGTCACGCGCACACTTATGCCCTATATGGAACAGCAGGGCCGCGATGCAGAAGAAGCAGCATTTTTGCTGGGTGCAAATTTCTGGCAAACATTGTGGCAAGTTACCCTGCCAGATGCTCGGTGGGCACTCCTCTCTGGCATTCTGCTCACCACTGCCCGCGCCATTGGTGAATTTGGTGCCGTTTCTGTTGTTTCAGGCCATATTCCGGGTGTGACAGAAACGATGCCACTGCATATCGAAACCCTTTACAATGGATACCAAACAGTAGCGGCCTTCAGCATGGCCGCACTTCTTGCCCTATGTGCCATGAGCACAGTTCTGCTTCGCACACTATTTGAGCATTCTTTTAGGAAACAGCCTTCATGA
- a CDS encoding OprO/OprP family phosphate-selective porin yields the protein MTGSVRSGFLLTTAISGLFFPCVLHAETSEAEVAALRREMAMMRRDMQGEIHRLQMRVSRYEHVAQSKDNNAKVASRTTHPHLVAAGVEEPQPVFAEEPSNPVHHGPRTGAEGHPALPEGPVASWAEFKAASAKEETVHIGGIQVGFPKGRPTIASDDKAYAFSIGLLAQEDVGGFFGMSPRNGETKGNFNSLTQNARRLRLYLSWRYKDWVVNVTPDFGSSSVDGTVGLFEANLNYTGLRNTTLTVGYFQPRMEEESAERSGAFEFLERPTIVDLVRNLAGGVARFSVGGEHYEKRWLVSGYFTGQKFGDRSKDTTIVDSQTGAVIRAAGRPYVSKDIDVHVGAGATSVFKVNENSSGRQLKLSDNMEVPLGETSLLTSGALTDVAQIWAAGPQLALRWKRFLLKGEYYHIGVQRDHQAQTVHLPSLGFDGWYVAANYTLLGTPRVYSEKTAAFTTPGVTYDFDPATGHWGALEVSGRWSVTDLYGTENQGGEGVNGNQQTVWQGGFNWYPNRHIKVMLDYAHFIVTRSKGVSGGVNLFGRDGNAVVGRVQAAF from the coding sequence ATGACTGGTTCCGTTCGCTCTGGTTTTTTGCTGACAACAGCCATATCGGGTCTGTTTTTTCCGTGCGTATTACATGCAGAAACATCAGAAGCTGAAGTTGCGGCTTTGCGGCGTGAAATGGCCATGATGCGGCGTGATATGCAGGGTGAAATCCACCGCCTGCAAATGCGCGTTTCACGATATGAGCATGTTGCACAAAGTAAGGACAACAATGCCAAGGTTGCATCCCGCACTACGCACCCGCACCTTGTGGCTGCTGGGGTGGAGGAGCCTCAGCCTGTGTTTGCAGAAGAACCTTCAAATCCTGTGCATCATGGCCCCCGCACCGGGGCGGAAGGCCACCCGGCTTTGCCGGAAGGTCCTGTGGCTTCATGGGCTGAATTCAAGGCTGCTTCAGCAAAGGAAGAAACAGTCCATATTGGTGGCATTCAGGTTGGTTTTCCTAAAGGACGTCCAACCATTGCATCAGATGATAAAGCCTACGCATTTTCTATTGGCTTGCTAGCTCAGGAAGATGTGGGTGGATTTTTTGGTATGTCCCCACGCAATGGGGAAACCAAAGGTAATTTCAATTCTTTAACACAGAACGCACGTCGTCTACGGCTTTATCTTTCATGGCGGTATAAAGATTGGGTTGTGAACGTCACACCAGATTTTGGATCCAGCAGTGTTGATGGAACAGTAGGCTTGTTTGAAGCAAACCTGAATTACACAGGGTTGCGGAATACAACGCTAACAGTTGGGTACTTCCAGCCGCGTATGGAAGAGGAAAGTGCAGAACGTTCAGGCGCTTTTGAGTTTCTGGAACGTCCTACCATTGTGGATCTGGTGCGTAATCTTGCTGGTGGCGTGGCACGCTTTAGTGTTGGTGGTGAGCATTACGAAAAACGTTGGCTTGTTTCAGGTTATTTTACAGGCCAAAAGTTTGGGGACCGCTCCAAGGACACCACGATAGTTGATAGCCAGACAGGTGCGGTTATCCGTGCGGCTGGTCGTCCTTATGTTTCAAAAGACATAGATGTGCATGTAGGTGCCGGTGCAACTTCTGTATTCAAGGTTAATGAAAACAGTAGTGGTCGCCAGTTGAAATTGTCAGACAATATGGAAGTGCCGCTGGGGGAAACCAGCCTGTTAACATCAGGCGCTCTTACAGATGTTGCGCAAATCTGGGCTGCTGGGCCACAGTTGGCATTACGCTGGAAGCGTTTTTTGCTGAAAGGTGAATACTACCATATTGGCGTACAGCGTGATCATCAGGCCCAAACTGTGCATCTGCCTTCCCTTGGGTTTGATGGTTGGTATGTGGCTGCAAACTATACACTTTTGGGAACTCCCCGAGTGTATAGTGAGAAAACGGCAGCATTTACCACACCCGGTGTAACGTATGACTTTGATCCGGCCACCGGCCACTGGGGCGCGCTGGAAGTAAGTGGGCGCTGGAGTGTGACAGACTTGTACGGCACGGAAAATCAGGGTGGAGAAGGCGTTAACGGCAACCAGCAAACAGTCTGGCAGGGTGGGTTTAACTGGTATCCTAACCGGCATATCAAGGTGATGTTGGATTACGCACACTTTATTGTCACGCGTTCCAAGGGTGTATCTGGTGGCGTTAATCTGTTTGGGCGCGATGGAAATGCAGTTGTTGGCCGCGTGCAGGCGGCATTCTGA
- the cysT gene encoding sulfate ABC transporter permease subunit CysT, producing the protein MFFLRRHTLPGFPLTFGITLLWVGLLVILPLLALILRPWQDGTAAILQTLHDARVFAAFRVSFGCALLAALLDLPLGILLAWTLVRLRPPGYKIINACIDLPFAIPTSVTGITLATLYGPNGWMGKLLAHAGLQVAFTPTGIVIALMFVGLPFLVRTIEPVLQNFPLEVEEAAFLLGATPFQKFYRVILPAILPATLSGFGLAFARCIGEYGSVIFIAGNQPFRSEIAPLLIVMRLQEFDYSGATTIAVMLLFTALFCLGGVSFLRQRASRGLIMEETK; encoded by the coding sequence ATGTTTTTTCTGCGCCGCCATACTCTGCCCGGCTTTCCACTTACCTTTGGCATCACGCTTTTATGGGTAGGATTGCTTGTTATTCTGCCCTTGCTGGCCCTTATCTTACGCCCTTGGCAGGATGGCACGGCTGCCATTTTGCAAACCCTACATGATGCCAGGGTATTTGCGGCCTTTCGGGTTAGCTTTGGTTGTGCGCTGTTGGCGGCTTTGCTTGATCTGCCTTTAGGCATTTTGCTGGCATGGACATTAGTGCGGCTTCGTCCGCCGGGCTACAAAATCATTAATGCGTGCATTGATCTGCCTTTTGCTATCCCCACATCCGTAACAGGTATTACGCTTGCCACTTTGTACGGCCCCAATGGCTGGATGGGAAAGCTGCTGGCCCATGCCGGTTTACAAGTAGCCTTTACGCCAACCGGTATTGTCATTGCCCTCATGTTTGTGGGCCTTCCGTTTCTGGTGCGTACCATCGAACCTGTATTGCAAAACTTTCCATTAGAAGTGGAGGAAGCCGCTTTCCTTCTGGGAGCAACACCTTTTCAGAAATTTTACCGCGTCATTCTGCCCGCCATTCTGCCGGCAACATTAAGCGGTTTTGGGTTGGCCTTTGCACGCTGCATTGGTGAATATGGCTCTGTTATCTTTATTGCAGGCAATCAGCCTTTCCGCAGTGAAATTGCGCCTCTGCTGATTGTTATGCGCCTGCAGGAATTCGATTATTCTGGTGCCACCACTATTGCTGTCATGCTGCTGTTTACCGCCTTGTTCTGCCTTGGTGGTGTAAGCTTCTTGCGCCAGCGCGCCTCACGCGGGCTGATTATGGAAGAAACAAAATGA
- the eutC gene encoding ethanolamine ammonia-lyase subunit EutC: MTDKKLLSTGSAPLEKRDDWQDLRQFTRARIGLNRSGNAQCTKDVLAFQESHSKARDAVHIPLDVAHLQAEMEDVPVICVSSQAQDRQTYLRRPDLGRRLNAASLEALPHGQWDVVFVAADGLSSIATQKEALPLYRVMCKRLVGWRIAPLVVATQSRVALGDEIAQKMGAKIVVMMIGERPGLSVADSMGVYLTYAPYVGCPDSSRNCLSNIHSYGLSTSAAADKLTWLMQKAMRLKETGIGLKDSSPENGIIENIPKIS; the protein is encoded by the coding sequence ATGACAGATAAAAAGCTGCTTTCTACAGGTTCAGCACCATTGGAAAAGCGTGATGACTGGCAGGATTTGCGGCAGTTCACGCGGGCCAGAATTGGTTTGAATCGTTCTGGAAATGCACAATGCACAAAAGATGTTTTGGCGTTTCAGGAATCTCATTCCAAAGCACGGGATGCTGTGCATATTCCTTTGGATGTTGCGCATTTACAGGCAGAAATGGAAGATGTGCCTGTGATTTGCGTTTCTAGCCAAGCGCAAGATAGGCAAACGTATTTGCGCCGTCCAGATCTGGGGCGCAGGCTGAATGCTGCATCACTTGAGGCTTTGCCTCATGGGCAATGGGATGTGGTGTTTGTTGCTGCAGATGGACTATCTTCTATTGCAACGCAAAAGGAAGCCCTGCCGCTGTATAGGGTTATGTGCAAGCGGTTGGTTGGGTGGCGTATTGCACCTTTGGTTGTGGCAACGCAAAGCCGGGTAGCTCTGGGTGATGAAATTGCCCAGAAAATGGGTGCAAAAATTGTTGTCATGATGATTGGGGAGCGCCCCGGTCTAAGTGTAGCTGACAGTATGGGAGTGTATCTGACATACGCACCTTATGTGGGCTGTCCAGATTCTTCCAGAAACTGTCTGTCAAATATTCATTCATATGGTCTTTCAACGTCTGCTGCGGCCGATAAACTTACCTGGTTGATGCAGAAAGCCATGCGTTTGAAAGAAACAGGAATTGGTTTGAAAGATTCTTCCCCAGAGAATGGAATAATCGAAAATATACCGAAAATTTCTTGA
- a CDS encoding sulfate/molybdate ABC transporter ATP-binding protein, whose product MSVNLHSFTQYAPGSSRKILDNINLTAEDGAFIALVGPSGAGKTSLLRAIGGLSPVYEGQLLIDGLPIGHADLPKRKTGFVFQNYALFRHMSVARNISFGLDVLPRKQRPDRTAIAARVQDLLELIQLPHLADARPDQLSGGQRQRVALARALATEPKLLLLDEPFGALDPIVRRTIRRWLRELHDKLGLTTILVTHDHEEALDIADRLVVMQDGRIVQDADANTLNTSPQTPFVMQFLGETLEFAGEIQNGQFIPEDTDALPFPVSEKNGKTTVFIRPCDVQFMRGKGAAHILSRSRNPNGLYHYAVQTTQKALDITTPMPTEISEGEQFGLDISHGKIFSNLP is encoded by the coding sequence ATGAGCGTTAACCTGCACTCTTTTACACAATATGCTCCTGGTTCCTCCCGCAAGATTTTGGACAATATCAATCTGACAGCTGAAGACGGCGCCTTTATTGCGTTGGTTGGCCCTTCTGGTGCAGGCAAAACATCTTTGCTGCGCGCTATTGGTGGCCTCTCTCCGGTCTATGAAGGGCAGTTGCTGATTGATGGTCTCCCCATTGGTCATGCAGATTTACCAAAACGTAAAACTGGCTTTGTATTCCAGAACTATGCACTGTTCAGGCATATGAGTGTAGCGCGCAATATTTCCTTTGGGCTGGATGTTTTACCGCGCAAACAGCGCCCAGATCGCACAGCTATTGCCGCCCGCGTGCAGGATCTGCTGGAACTTATTCAGCTTCCACATTTGGCAGATGCCCGCCCGGATCAGCTTTCGGGCGGGCAGCGGCAACGTGTTGCCTTGGCGCGTGCCCTTGCAACAGAACCCAAGCTGCTTTTGTTGGATGAACCATTTGGAGCGTTGGACCCAATTGTACGCCGTACCATCCGTCGCTGGTTGCGAGAGCTCCATGACAAGTTGGGCCTTACAACCATTCTGGTTACGCACGACCATGAGGAAGCTCTGGATATTGCTGACAGGCTGGTGGTCATGCAGGATGGCCGTATTGTGCAGGATGCTGATGCCAATACGCTCAACACATCTCCGCAAACACCATTTGTTATGCAATTTTTGGGTGAGACACTCGAATTTGCGGGGGAAATACAGAATGGGCAGTTTATCCCGGAAGATACTGATGCCCTGCCGTTTCCGGTAAGTGAAAAGAACGGCAAAACAACCGTATTTATCCGTCCTTGCGATGTGCAATTTATGCGCGGCAAAGGAGCGGCTCATATCCTTTCTCGCAGCCGCAACCCCAACGGGTTGTATCATTATGCCGTGCAGACCACGCAAAAAGCGCTTGATATTACAACACCAATGCCAACAGAAATTTCCGAAGGTGAACAATTTGGGTTGGATATTTCACATGGCAAAATCTTCTCAAATCTTCCGTAG